The genomic window TTTTTCTGGTTTAGAAGTTGTGATTTCAGCAAAATCAGAACCAGTCATGTTACGACGACCATTTGTGGTAGGTTTATACTTTTTAATCGCCACGTGATTTCCCTCCTACTTTAGTCAATGCTGTTATTATTCAGCATCAAAAATTTGAATTTCTTTTGAATCTTCTGTTAGTTGTACAATCGCTTTACGACGTTTCTTAGTGTAACCAGCGTGTCTACCCATTCTTTTAAGTTTAGGTTTAACGTTCATGATGTTCACTTTTTTAACTTTAACGTCGAAAACTGATTCTACAGCTTGCTTAACTAATGTTTTGTTGGCTCTTACGTCAACTTCAAACGTGTATTTTTTCTCGTCCATAGCTGCTACAGACATTTCTGTAATAACTGGGCGTTTAATTACGTCGATTAATTCCATTATGCAAGCACCTCCTCTATTTGAGTTAGAGCAGTTTTAGTCACTAATAGTTTGTCAGCAGCAACTACGTCAAGTACGCTTACGTTGTTTGATTCTACAATAGAAACATTTGGTAAGTTACGTCCTGATAAAGCAGCAAAGTCATTGCCACCCTCTAGTACTACTAAAACTTTAGTATCAACACTTAAGTTTTCTAAAACTTGTTTAAATTCTTTTGTTTTTGGTGCGTCGAAAGCTAAACCTTCAACAACAACTAGTTTGTTTTCAGCA from Vagococcus martis includes these protein-coding regions:
- the rplW gene encoding 50S ribosomal protein L23 → MELIDVIKRPVITEMSVAAMDEKKYTFEVDVRANKTLVKQAVESVFDVKVKKVNIMNVKPKLKRMGRHAGYTKKRRKAIVQLTEDSKEIQIFDAE